CGGGTTTGCATTCCACGGGGGTCGCGGCATTGCGTTGTTCGATCCGCAGGAGTTTACGGCCTTCGGGGACAAGAGTCACTTGACTGCTCCTTCTTCCACGGCGACGAGTTCGCTCTCGTGCTTGCGGAACTCTTCCATCACTCGCTCAACAAGGTCAGCAGGCGAGATGTTCCGTCCGGTCTCCAGGGCGATGGTGGTCACCCCGGCATCCGAGATCCCGCACGCGACGATCTGCGCGTAGGGGGCCAGGTCATTGTTGCAATTGATGGCGATGCCGTGCATGGTGACGCCTTCATGGACCCTGATGCCGATGGCGGCGATCTTCCGGTCCGGGCCCTTCTCATCGGCGGTGATCCAGACGCCCGCGCGACCGTCCACCCGGGTGGAGGCGATGCCGTAGTCCGCGAGCACGTCGATGATGACGTCCTCGAGCCGGTGCACGTAGTCCCGGATGCCGGCCGGGTTCTTCAGCTTGATGATCGGGTACGCCACCAGCTGGCCCGGGCCGTGCCACGTCAGCTTGCCACCGCGGTCCACGGGCACCACTGGGGTGCCGTCGAAGGGCCGTTCGTGATCTTCGGTGCGTTTGCCCGCGGTGTACACGGCGGCGTGTTCCAGCAGGAGCACGGTGCTCGGACGTGAACCGTCCAGGACAGCGGCGTGCAGCTCGCGCTGCGCGTCCCAGCCCTGGAGGTAGTCGACATAGTCCGGGGCAAGTCCCAGGGTCGAGAACTCCAAAGTCATGCGTATCAGCTTAGACCTGTGGAGCCTGACGGCAGGCCGTTGTGGCGAAGGTCTCACTGCCCTGGGGATTGTTACCGCGAGGCCGGACGGGGTGCCTGTGGATAACTTCTGCGGGGAAACCCTCTCCCGGGGCACAGTAGGAGAAGTCGGCGGAGGAGATCCTGCAGGAGGCGTGATGAGGGCGGAACAGGCCGGAGGCGGCGGCGTCGCGGAGAACGCGGCGGCCCCGCGGGTCCCGGGATATCGGGTGGTGCGGCGGCTGGGCGCCGGAGGCAGCGGCGTCGTCTGGTTGCTGGAGGACGACGACGGCGCCCGGCGGGCCGTGAAGGTGCCACACGTGACGACGACGGCACCCGGCGTGGGCGGGTCGGAGGGCCGCGCGCAGCGGGGTGAATCATTGCAGGGCGAACGATGGCGGGTTCAGGGTCTCGATCATCCGCATCTGCTGCGGCTCCACGGTCTCACGCCCGTCGACGTTCCCGGGCCCGACGGCTCGGATATCCGGACGACCGGGGTCCTGATGGACTTCGCGGCCGGTGGTTCGGTCGGAAGCCTCGTGGCGGCGCGTGGCGTCCTCAGAGTCCCCGAGGTCGTGACTGTGACCGTGCCAGTGGCCGAAGCTCTGGCCATACTTCATGCGAAGGGGATCGTCCACGGTGACGTCTCCGGCGGCAACATCCTGTTCTCGGCAGACGGTGTGCCGCTCCTCGCGGATTTCGGGCAGGCGCACCTGACGGGCGAGCGGAGGCTGCGACGGGCCACCCCGGTCTTCGCCGATCCGGAGGCCCGGGAATCAGGACCGGAGGGCGACGTGTACGCCCTGGCCGCGGTCGCCTGGTGGTGCCTCACGGGCGAATCGCCGGGACCGGCGCAGCATCGGCCGCCTCTTCCCGTGCTCCGCCCGGAAGTGCCGCCCGAGCTGGCCGCAGCGCTCGAAGAGGCGCTTGCGGACCGCCCGGGCGATCGGCCCAGCGCCCGGGACTTCGCGCGCGCCGTGCAGAGGTCGGCACCGGCGATGCCCGTCCGGATCGCGCCTGGAGCCGGTCGCGAGGACTACCGTGAACTGGCGACGTCGATCATGCCGTCGCGGAGTGACCCGGTGGGGCGCCGTCAGCGGGGGCACCGTCAGATGAGTCGCCGTCGGGTGGCTCGTCAGGCCGCCACGGCTCGCGGGCGGGTCCGGTCCCGCCGGTTCGCGCTGGCCGCAGTGGTGGTGGCCGCAGTGGTGGTGGGCGTGGCGCTGGCGGTCCTCGGTGTCACGTTGCCCGGAGGGTGGATGCCGGGCGGACCCGGGCCCGGATCGCCGTCGCACGGCCAGGAGCAGCGTCGTGGCGCTGTGGCAGCCGAGGCCGGTCCACAGAGCCCGAGGGCGCGGCCTCCCGCGCCTTCGACTGCACCAGCGCCGCCGTCGGCCGCCACCCCTCAGGGTGACCTCGTCGAAGCCGCCCGGCGCCTCCTCGGCGACCGGACCGCGGCCCTGATCGCCCGGGATGCGGCACGCCTGGATTCCGTGTACGGCAGCGGCGACGGCGCGCTCCGGACCCGGGACCGGGCGCTGATCGGGCGCTTGCTGGCGGAACACCGGCACTATGCGGGCTACCGGCCTGTGCTCAGCGCCGCCGGCGTGGACAGCGGCAGCTCCGCGGACCGTGCGGTGCTCAGCGTGACGATCCGGACGCCGTCGTACGTCATCTCCGGTGACGCGGACGCCGGCCTGGCCGCCGCCGAGCGGAAGCCGGCTCGCAGGGAGGACCTGATCCTGACCCTGGTGCGGCAGGACGGAGTCTGGCGGATCGCGGGGGTCGCCCCACGCGGCTGACCGTGGCGTCCCCCAGGGCGCGGGACGGGCTGGTTAGGATCGAACCATGACACACCAAGGCTATTTGAGGTACCCCCACATCCATGGTGATCTGCTCACGTTCGTCGCCGAGGATGACGTCTGGCTGGCCCCGCTCAGCGGTGGCAAGGCCTGGCGCGTCTCAGCGCTGAACCTGCCGGCCAGGAACCCGCGTTTCACCCCTGACGGGAAGCGCCTGGTCTGGACCGTCACCCGCGGCTCCGCGCCGGAGGTGGTGACGGCGCTCCTCGACGGCGGGGACTTCCGGCAGCTGACGCACTTCGGTCACCCCTCCACCCGGAATAAGGGCTTCCTCCCGGACGGGCGCGTGCTGGTGACCAGCGCCTTCCAGCAGGGCGACTCGCGTCTGGCACATGGCTACGCCGTTCCGCTCGACGGCGGGGCGCCCGAGGCCCTCGGCTACGGACCCCTGGAGAACATGGCGTTCGGACCGGCGCTCGGCGACGAGAAGCCGGTGGTCCTCGCCTCCCTGCTGTCCCGTGAACCGGCCTGGTGGAAGCGGTACCGGGGCGGCACCGGGGGCAAGCTGTGGATCGACGCGGACGGCAATGGCGAGTTCACGCGTCTGGTGCCGGAACTCGACGGCAACCTCACGGACCCGGTGTGGAGCGGTGGCCGGATCCACTTCCTCTCCGACCACGAGGGCTATGGCAACCTCTACTCGGTGACTCCGGACGGGCAGAACCTGCGCCGTCACACGGATCACGAGGACTTCTACGTCCGGCACGCCTCCGGCGATGGCAGCCGCCTCGTCGTCGAGTCCGCAGGCCGGATCTTCCTCCTGGACGGCGAGGACGCCGAGGCCCAGGCCATCGACGTCGAGCTCGCCTCGGTCCGTCCGGCGTCGAAGCCCCTCGACGTGTCCGCGCATCTCCGCGAAGCCCAGCCGGACACGCAGGGCGAGAGCAGCCTGGTGGTCAGCCACGGTTCGCTCCACTGGCTCCGGCACCAGGAAGGCCCCGCCCGCGCCATTGAAGCGGACAGCTCCGTGCGGGCCCGCCTGCCGCGCTTCCTCGCGGACGGCCGTGTCGCGTACCTCCACGACCGCGGAGGCGAGGAGTCCCTGCTCGTGACCGACCTGGTCGGCGACGCTTTCGGGGCCCCTGCCGTGCCGTCCGCTCCGGCTCCCGCGCCGAGCGGCCAGGATGCCGCGGAGGACGCCGACGACGACGGCCTGCCCCGCCCGGTGTCGGCACTGGGTGTGGTGGGGGACTCGGCCCCTGCCCCGGTTCGCGAGCACGTCGATCCGGAGGATCGCGAGGACGGCCTTGAGGACGCCGACG
The nucleotide sequence above comes from Arthrobacter woluwensis. Encoded proteins:
- the lipB gene encoding lipoyl(octanoyl) transferase LipB, with the protein product MTLEFSTLGLAPDYVDYLQGWDAQRELHAAVLDGSRPSTVLLLEHAAVYTAGKRTEDHERPFDGTPVVPVDRGGKLTWHGPGQLVAYPIIKLKNPAGIRDYVHRLEDVIIDVLADYGIASTRVDGRAGVWITADEKGPDRKIAAIGIRVHEGVTMHGIAINCNNDLAPYAQIVACGISDAGVTTIALETGRNISPADLVERVMEEFRKHESELVAVEEGAVK
- a CDS encoding protein kinase domain-containing protein — its product is MRAEQAGGGGVAENAAAPRVPGYRVVRRLGAGGSGVVWLLEDDDGARRAVKVPHVTTTAPGVGGSEGRAQRGESLQGERWRVQGLDHPHLLRLHGLTPVDVPGPDGSDIRTTGVLMDFAAGGSVGSLVAARGVLRVPEVVTVTVPVAEALAILHAKGIVHGDVSGGNILFSADGVPLLADFGQAHLTGERRLRRATPVFADPEARESGPEGDVYALAAVAWWCLTGESPGPAQHRPPLPVLRPEVPPELAAALEEALADRPGDRPSARDFARAVQRSAPAMPVRIAPGAGREDYRELATSIMPSRSDPVGRRQRGHRQMSRRRVARQAATARGRVRSRRFALAAVVVAAVVVGVALAVLGVTLPGGWMPGGPGPGSPSHGQEQRRGAVAAEAGPQSPRARPPAPSTAPAPPSAATPQGDLVEAARRLLGDRTAALIARDAARLDSVYGSGDGALRTRDRALIGRLLAEHRHYAGYRPVLSAAGVDSGSSADRAVLSVTIRTPSYVISGDADAGLAAAERKPARREDLILTLVRQDGVWRIAGVAPRG